Genomic segment of Fimbriimonadaceae bacterium:
GGATAAAGATGGCGTACTGGTGTCGGAATTTCAGCTGACCGAACAGGCCCTCGCCGCCCCGGACGCGTTCGTCGCAGCGCTCAAGGACTCGATCGAAGCCCTCGAAGAAGCGGAGCCGTGAGGGATACGGCCGCGGCATGTGAGCCGCAGGATCGGCCCTCCGCCGTTTCCGCGCTGTCCGCAAACTCTCCGTCCACCCATTCGACAGAGGCCTGCCGCGGACAATACGCGAATTCATTCACCATCCGCTCGGGGAACAACGGGATGTCACCCTCGCTGGATGGCCCCTGTGATTCATTTTCCATAAGACCTCTATCGGCAAGAGATATGGAAATATTCAGTTGGCAAAAAACGGTCAACGTCGGGATCGCTCACGCGTCCTGGTATATAATCACGTCCATCGTTAGGGACTGGAAGGCCCATATGGAATACCCCATCGTCATCGAGCCAGACCTCGAAGCCGGAGGTTATGTCGTGTCCTGTCCGA
This window contains:
- a CDS encoding type II toxin-antitoxin system HicB family antitoxin, encoding MEIFSWQKTVNVGIAHASWYIITSIVRDWKAHMEYPIVIEPDLEAGGYVVSCPTLKGCVSQGETEEEALENIKDAIKTYLESIEDLKRLKKLRSPL